In Ilumatobacter fluminis, the following proteins share a genomic window:
- the secF gene encoding protein translocase subunit SecF, with translation MSDTAPNPVAISPTALGRAVNGQTAIDFIGRRKWGFGASLLLIVISIASLSIQGLNLGIDFAGGVSWDVPATNGFTIDDAEDVLADNGLSTEGARLQERSSDSTEFVKVQVGDQPAEVGAELRQQFADAAGVDVDEVNVSLVSASWGAEVTESAVRALVIFVILVAIYLSFRFEWRMAVAAIVAMLHDVVVAVGIYSLFQFIVTPPTVIAFLTILGYSLYDTVVVFDRVRENEARFAAQKPPYADVLNVSMNQVLMRSLNTSISSIVPVLSLLIIGAGVFGQATLSEFALALLIGMAVGAYSSIFIAVPLLGLLKANSSAWEGRNVPPAVGEALRDMVVRGDIGSRRTRAAAATARGDDVTDESADAAEPASVGTTPDSPTAKEAQSALKHQPRPRKKKRR, from the coding sequence ATGAGCGATACAGCACCCAATCCCGTCGCCATCTCGCCGACCGCACTCGGTCGGGCGGTCAACGGTCAGACGGCGATCGACTTCATCGGTCGTCGCAAATGGGGCTTCGGCGCCTCACTGCTCCTGATCGTCATCTCCATCGCCTCGCTGTCGATCCAAGGCCTCAACCTCGGTATCGACTTCGCCGGCGGTGTGTCGTGGGACGTGCCGGCCACCAACGGCTTCACGATCGACGACGCGGAGGACGTCCTGGCCGACAACGGTCTGAGCACCGAAGGCGCACGCCTCCAGGAGCGCAGCTCCGACTCGACCGAGTTCGTCAAGGTGCAGGTCGGCGATCAGCCGGCCGAGGTCGGCGCCGAGCTGCGCCAGCAGTTCGCCGACGCCGCCGGGGTCGACGTCGACGAGGTCAACGTCAGTCTCGTGAGTGCGTCGTGGGGCGCCGAGGTGACCGAGAGCGCCGTCCGCGCCCTCGTGATCTTCGTGATCCTCGTCGCGATCTATCTGTCGTTCCGCTTCGAGTGGCGGATGGCGGTCGCCGCGATCGTGGCCATGCTCCACGACGTAGTCGTCGCCGTCGGCATCTACTCCCTGTTCCAGTTCATCGTCACGCCGCCCACGGTGATCGCCTTCCTGACGATCCTCGGCTACTCGCTCTACGACACGGTCGTCGTGTTCGACCGTGTGCGCGAGAACGAGGCTCGGTTCGCCGCACAGAAGCCGCCGTACGCCGACGTTTTGAACGTGTCGATGAACCAGGTGCTGATGCGCTCACTCAACACGAGCATCTCGTCGATCGTGCCGGTGCTGTCGCTGCTGATCATCGGTGCCGGCGTGTTCGGGCAGGCGACCCTCTCCGAGTTCGCCCTCGCACTCCTCATCGGTATGGCCGTCGGTGCCTACTCGTCGATCTTCATCGCCGTGCCGTTGCTCGGCCTGCTCAAGGCGAACAGCTCGGCGTGGGAGGGCCGCAACGTGCCGCCCGCCGTCGGCGAGGCGCTGCGCGACATGGTCGTGCGGGGCGACATCGGCAGCCGCCGGACCCGCGCTGCGGCGGCGACCGCCCGTGGCGACGACGTCACCGACGAGTCGGCCGATGCCGCCGAGCCGGCGAGTGTCGGCACGACGCCGGATTCGCCGACCGCCAAGGAGGCGCAGTCGGCGCTGAAGCACCAGCCGCGGCCGCGCAAGAAGAAGCGCAGGTAG
- the queA gene encoding tRNA preQ1(34) S-adenosylmethionine ribosyltransferase-isomerase QueA, with the protein MLLSDFDYDLPDERIAQTPIEPRDAARLLVDRGSDAPDHRRVRDLPEILRPGDLLVVNETKVIPARLSVQRATGGKAEVLMLEPLDGERRVWEAMVRPARKLKPGEQLLAPDGTPVVEMGERTEAGDTFTVTVLGSIDSLDVLADHGEMPLPPYITERLGDPDRYQTVYAREPGSAAAPTAGLHFTSELLDRLAERGVETAKVELVVGLDTFRPVMEDDPTEHRMHTERYRVPPQTMDRCLATRAAGGRVVCVGTTSVRALESAATRGELEGRTDIFIHGDYDWQLVDVLMTNFHLPKTTLLMMIHAFVGDRWRSLYDEALEHDYRFLSFGDAMLLDRHA; encoded by the coding sequence ATGTTGCTGAGCGACTTCGACTATGACCTCCCCGACGAGCGCATCGCCCAGACGCCGATCGAGCCGCGCGACGCTGCACGGCTCCTGGTCGACCGGGGGAGCGACGCACCCGACCACCGACGGGTCCGCGATCTCCCGGAGATCCTGCGACCGGGCGACCTGCTCGTCGTGAACGAGACGAAGGTCATCCCGGCGCGCCTCTCGGTGCAACGGGCGACCGGCGGCAAGGCCGAGGTCCTGATGCTCGAACCGCTCGACGGCGAACGCCGGGTGTGGGAGGCAATGGTGCGTCCCGCTCGCAAGTTGAAGCCGGGGGAGCAGCTGCTCGCCCCCGACGGGACACCGGTCGTCGAGATGGGGGAGCGAACCGAAGCCGGCGACACGTTCACGGTCACGGTGCTCGGATCGATCGACTCGCTCGACGTGCTGGCCGACCACGGCGAGATGCCGCTCCCGCCGTACATCACCGAACGGCTCGGCGACCCCGACCGCTACCAGACGGTGTACGCCCGCGAGCCCGGTTCCGCAGCGGCGCCGACGGCCGGACTCCACTTCACGTCCGAGTTGCTCGACCGGTTGGCAGAACGCGGCGTCGAGACGGCGAAGGTCGAGCTCGTCGTCGGGCTCGACACCTTCCGTCCAGTGATGGAGGACGACCCCACCGAGCACCGGATGCACACCGAGCGGTACCGGGTGCCGCCGCAGACGATGGACCGGTGCCTGGCCACACGGGCAGCCGGCGGACGCGTGGTGTGTGTGGGGACCACCAGCGTGCGGGCGCTGGAATCGGCGGCGACCCGGGGCGAACTCGAAGGCCGCACCGACATCTTCATCCACGGCGACTACGACTGGCAGCTCGTCGACGTGTTGATGACCAACTTCCACCTGCCGAAGACGACGCTGTTGATGATGATCCACGCCTTCGTCGGCGACCGCTGGCGCTCGCTCTACGACGAGGCGCTCGAGCACGACTACCGGTTCCTCAGCTTCGGCGACGCCATGCTGCTCGACCGCCACGCCTGA
- the tgt gene encoding tRNA guanosine(34) transglycosylase Tgt: protein MHVVEFETTASDGTARAGTATTANGSYTTPLFMPVGTRGAIKYLSADDYDALGAQIVLGNTYHLMMRPGADTVAHFGGLAKFAGWSGLTLTDSGGFQVFSLEPDVDDEGVTFASTYDGTKHRFTPEKAVETQQLLGADIQMVLDVCPPLPSPPEVIRLALERTNAWAKRARDHHTRPDQALFGIVQGGVSEVMRAESAERTAALEFDGYGIGGLSVGETRDEMIPALAAAIEHLPTNRPRYLMGVGDPASIVEAVNLGVDQFDCVMQTRLGRHGTALTSEGRVNLKRQEFALSDEPIDVSCTCSVCARHSRGYIRHLFKVGEPTASRLVSLHNVAWTLRLLEQMRAAIIDGTFQDLRRDVLAVWG, encoded by the coding sequence GTGCATGTTGTCGAGTTCGAGACCACGGCGAGCGACGGGACGGCCCGTGCCGGCACCGCCACGACGGCGAACGGCAGCTACACGACGCCGCTGTTCATGCCGGTCGGTACGCGTGGTGCGATCAAGTACCTGAGCGCCGATGACTACGACGCGCTGGGTGCGCAGATCGTGCTGGGCAACACGTATCACCTGATGATGCGGCCCGGCGCCGACACCGTCGCCCACTTCGGTGGGCTGGCGAAGTTCGCCGGGTGGAGTGGCCTCACGCTCACCGACTCGGGCGGTTTCCAGGTGTTCTCGCTCGAACCCGACGTCGACGACGAGGGGGTCACGTTCGCGTCGACCTACGACGGCACGAAGCACCGCTTCACGCCGGAGAAGGCGGTCGAGACCCAGCAGCTGCTCGGCGCCGACATCCAGATGGTGCTCGACGTGTGCCCGCCGCTGCCGAGTCCGCCCGAGGTGATCCGCCTGGCACTCGAGCGCACGAACGCCTGGGCGAAGCGGGCCCGTGATCATCACACCCGCCCCGACCAGGCACTGTTCGGCATCGTGCAGGGCGGTGTCAGCGAGGTGATGCGCGCCGAATCGGCCGAACGGACCGCTGCGCTCGAGTTCGACGGCTACGGCATCGGCGGCTTGTCGGTCGGGGAGACCCGCGACGAGATGATCCCGGCGCTGGCGGCCGCCATCGAGCACCTGCCCACGAATCGTCCTCGCTACCTGATGGGGGTCGGTGATCCCGCGTCCATCGTGGAGGCCGTCAACCTCGGCGTCGACCAGTTCGACTGTGTGATGCAGACCCGCCTCGGGCGCCACGGCACCGCACTCACGAGCGAGGGTCGGGTCAATCTGAAGCGCCAGGAGTTCGCCCTCAGCGACGAGCCGATCGACGTGTCGTGCACGTGCTCGGTCTGTGCGCGTCACTCGCGCGGGTACATCCGTCACCTCTTCAAGGTCGGTGAGCCGACCGCATCGCGCCTGGTCAGCCTGCACAACGTGGCCTGGACGCTGCGCCTCCTCGAGCAGATGCGGGCGGCGATCATCGACGGCACGTTCCAGGATCTGCGCCGTGACGTGCTCGCCGTCTGGGGCTGA
- a CDS encoding RelA/SpoT family protein, with product MATVDRVLPWRRHHETAAASELVPLLRSYRSYHPKARIETINRAYHTAAEAHRNQTRSSGESYINHPLAVAKIVADIGLDEVSLAAALLHDAVEDTEITLQDVREQFGEEVAWIVDGVTKLERIQFDSREAQQAATMRKMLVAMAKDLRVLVIKLADRLHNMRTLGGMAPEKQQRIAQETIDIYAPLAHRLGIQEIKQQLEDLSFAALHPKRYAELDHLVATRSPERDTYLAQAIADIQKRLDELGIEGEITGRGKHLWSIYEKMVVKNREFNEIFDIVAVRVIVDSIRDCYAALGSIHGRWRPVPGRFKDYIAVPKFNLYQSLHTTVIGPQGRPLEVQIRTRDMHQRAEWGVAAHWAYKNEGDTSDIDWLNRLIDWQAEVSDPAQFMANLKTDLDQEEVYIFTPKGKVITLPVGSTPVDFAYYVHTEVGHSCIGSKVNGRLVPLDHQLASGDTCEIFTSKVESAGPSQDWLQFAVSHKAQNKIRQWFSRERRDDMIEHGRDQLTDELRREGLPVQKIWNHEAFAEVIVEHSYTDVDTFLAAIGEGHVSARGAAQRIGKILKGDSAPDQEQLPATVHEPRRGSSREGQVGVHVEGLDDVMVRLANCCTPIPGDEIIGFVTRGRGVSVHRADCANATSLSDEQAMRLIDVEWDREGARGGTYAAGVEVVALDRTSLLRDVANTLGDMGVNILGCETLTGDDRVAKMRFQLEMSNPAQVGSVLNTIRRIDSVYDVHRLLPGGGRDA from the coding sequence ATGGCCACCGTCGATCGCGTCCTTCCCTGGCGGCGACATCACGAGACGGCCGCGGCCTCGGAGCTGGTCCCGCTCCTGCGGAGCTACCGCTCGTACCACCCCAAGGCGCGCATCGAGACGATCAACCGGGCGTATCACACCGCCGCCGAAGCGCACCGCAACCAGACCCGCTCCAGCGGCGAGAGCTACATCAACCATCCGCTCGCCGTCGCCAAGATCGTCGCCGATATCGGACTCGACGAGGTGTCGCTGGCGGCCGCGTTGTTGCACGACGCGGTCGAGGACACCGAGATCACACTCCAGGACGTCCGCGAACAGTTCGGCGAGGAGGTCGCCTGGATCGTCGACGGTGTCACGAAGCTCGAACGGATCCAGTTCGACTCGCGTGAGGCCCAGCAGGCGGCCACGATGCGCAAGATGCTCGTGGCGATGGCGAAAGACCTGCGTGTGCTCGTCATCAAGCTGGCCGACCGGCTGCACAACATGCGAACCCTCGGCGGCATGGCCCCCGAGAAGCAGCAGCGCATCGCCCAGGAGACGATCGACATCTATGCGCCGCTGGCGCACCGGCTCGGCATCCAGGAGATCAAGCAGCAACTCGAAGACCTGTCGTTCGCGGCACTGCACCCGAAGCGCTACGCCGAACTCGACCACCTCGTCGCCACCCGCAGCCCCGAGCGCGACACCTATCTCGCCCAAGCGATCGCCGACATCCAGAAGCGTCTCGACGAGCTCGGGATCGAAGGCGAGATCACCGGTCGCGGCAAGCACCTGTGGAGCATCTACGAGAAGATGGTCGTCAAGAACCGCGAGTTCAACGAGATCTTCGACATCGTCGCCGTCCGGGTGATCGTCGACTCGATCCGCGACTGCTACGCGGCGCTCGGCTCGATCCACGGGCGTTGGCGCCCGGTGCCGGGCCGCTTCAAGGACTACATCGCCGTCCCGAAGTTCAACCTGTACCAGAGCCTCCACACGACCGTGATCGGTCCACAGGGACGCCCGCTCGAGGTGCAGATCCGCACCCGCGACATGCACCAGCGGGCCGAGTGGGGCGTCGCGGCGCACTGGGCCTACAAGAACGAGGGTGACACCTCCGACATCGACTGGCTGAACCGCCTCATCGACTGGCAGGCCGAGGTCAGCGACCCGGCACAGTTCATGGCCAACCTGAAGACCGACCTCGACCAGGAGGAGGTGTACATCTTCACGCCGAAGGGCAAGGTCATCACCTTGCCGGTCGGGTCGACGCCGGTCGACTTCGCGTACTACGTGCACACCGAGGTCGGGCACTCGTGCATCGGCAGCAAGGTCAACGGGCGGCTCGTGCCGCTCGATCATCAGCTCGCCAGCGGCGACACGTGCGAGATCTTCACCTCGAAGGTCGAGTCGGCCGGCCCGTCGCAGGATTGGCTCCAGTTCGCCGTCTCGCACAAGGCGCAGAACAAGATCCGGCAGTGGTTCAGTCGCGAGCGTCGCGACGACATGATCGAGCACGGCCGCGACCAGCTCACCGACGAGTTGCGCCGTGAGGGCTTGCCGGTCCAGAAGATCTGGAACCACGAGGCGTTCGCAGAGGTCATCGTCGAGCACAGCTACACCGACGTCGACACGTTCCTCGCCGCCATCGGCGAAGGCCATGTGTCGGCCCGGGGTGCCGCGCAGCGGATCGGCAAGATCCTCAAGGGCGACAGCGCCCCCGACCAGGAGCAGTTGCCGGCCACCGTGCACGAGCCGAGGCGTGGGTCATCTCGGGAGGGGCAGGTCGGTGTCCACGTCGAGGGGCTCGACGACGTCATGGTCCGTCTGGCGAACTGTTGCACCCCGATCCCCGGCGACGAGATCATCGGGTTCGTCACCCGCGGCCGTGGTGTGAGCGTGCACCGGGCCGACTGTGCCAACGCCACCTCGCTGTCCGACGAACAGGCGATGCGCCTGATCGACGTCGAGTGGGACCGCGAAGGCGCCCGTGGCGGCACCTACGCCGCCGGTGTCGAGGTGGTTGCCCTCGACCGCACGAGCCTGCTCCGCGACGTCGCCAACACGCTCGGCGACATGGGCGTGAACATCCTCGGCTGCGAGACCCTCACCGGCGACGACCGCGTCGCCAAGATGCGCTTCCAGCTCGAGATGTCGAACCCTGCCCAGGTCGGCAGCGTGCTGAACACGATCCGACGCATCGACAGCGTCTACGACGTGCACCGCCTCCTGCCGGGCGGCGGCCGCGACGCCTGA
- the yajC gene encoding preprotein translocase subunit YajC: MHLAFLLASSEESSPNILVSLIPFLVIGLIMYFLLIRPQRKRMKEAAELQSSVGVGDEVITTAGIYGFITGEDGPDRFWLEVDDDVQVRIARAAVSRKVDTNAEDEAAAAKVADAEAKADAKSDDSDES, translated from the coding sequence ATGCATCTTGCCTTCCTCCTCGCGAGTTCCGAAGAGAGCTCGCCGAACATCCTCGTCAGCCTGATCCCGTTCCTCGTGATCGGTCTGATCATGTACTTCCTGCTGATCCGCCCGCAGCGGAAGCGCATGAAGGAGGCCGCCGAGCTGCAGTCCTCGGTCGGCGTCGGTGACGAGGTCATCACGACGGCCGGCATCTACGGCTTCATCACCGGTGAGGACGGCCCCGACCGGTTCTGGCTCGAAGTCGACGACGACGTCCAGGTCCGGATCGCCCGTGCCGCCGTGTCGCGCAAGGTCGACACCAATGCCGAGGACGAGGCTGCTGCCGCCAAGGTGGCCGACGCCGAGGCGAAGGCCGACGCGAAGTCGGACGACTCGGACGAGTCGTGA
- a CDS encoding DUF427 domain-containing protein, with translation MTLTLSDGPLTSSGPADVNYAIDGPRHRILFGTFPRRVRAVFDGKVVVDTRRGRLLHESNLLPALYVPIDDVDTSLLRRTDHTTHCPFKGDASYWSIVTDDRTAENAVWGYEEPMEGAEWLAGHVAFYWDRLDAWFDEDEQVHGHLRDPYHRVDVRRSSAHVVVRRGDQVLAESRRPMIVSETGLPNRWYLPMADVSAPLASSTTTTHCPYKGDSTYYGLPDQPDVAWGYHEPHDDTTRIAGHVCFLADGITTDVDGRPA, from the coding sequence ATGACGCTCACGCTGTCCGACGGCCCGCTCACCTCGTCCGGCCCTGCCGACGTCAACTACGCGATCGATGGTCCTCGCCACCGCATCCTGTTCGGCACCTTCCCCCGCCGCGTCCGAGCCGTGTTCGACGGCAAGGTCGTCGTCGACACCCGGCGGGGTCGCCTCCTGCACGAGTCGAACCTGCTCCCGGCGCTCTACGTACCGATCGACGATGTCGACACCTCGCTGCTTCGGCGCACCGATCACACCACCCACTGCCCGTTCAAGGGTGACGCCTCGTACTGGTCGATCGTCACCGACGACCGCACAGCGGAGAACGCCGTGTGGGGATACGAGGAGCCGATGGAGGGCGCCGAGTGGCTCGCCGGTCACGTCGCCTTCTACTGGGACCGCCTCGACGCCTGGTTCGACGAGGACGAGCAGGTGCACGGGCACCTCCGCGACCCGTACCACCGTGTCGACGTCCGCCGTTCGAGCGCCCACGTCGTGGTGCGCCGCGGCGACCAGGTGCTCGCCGAGAGTCGTCGACCGATGATCGTGTCCGAGACCGGTCTTCCCAACCGTTGGTATCTGCCGATGGCCGACGTCAGCGCACCGCTCGCCTCGTCGACCACGACCACCCATTGTCCCTACAAGGGCGACTCGACGTACTACGGCCTCCCCGATCAGCCCGACGTCGCATGGGGCTATCACGAGCCGCACGACGACACGACCCGCATCGCCGGTCACGTCTGCTTCCTCGCCGACGGCATCACCACCGACGTCGACGGCCGGCCCGCCTGA
- a CDS encoding dienelactone hydrolase family protein gives MASRSVPVPCDDAGSMPLHVWVPEGGSGPGILLIQEIFGVGPYIRSVAQRLVDAGYVVGAPEVFWRFAPGWEASHDQAGLEASVAKAGELNPATAATDCARAFAALEELDEVVGTPGVMGFCLGGTLAWSVAAGAQPAVCVSYYGSGVPQMLDQVDNVSCPTLFHFGNADAYTPNEGVDALNAAIDGRDNFVLNVENAGHAFDNHESEMFYDESAANAAWAKTMAFLGTHLPA, from the coding sequence ATGGCTTCCCGTTCCGTTCCCGTTCCCTGCGACGACGCCGGCTCGATGCCGCTGCATGTCTGGGTCCCCGAGGGCGGCTCGGGTCCGGGCATCCTCCTGATCCAGGAGATCTTCGGTGTCGGCCCGTACATCCGGTCGGTCGCCCAGCGCCTCGTCGACGCCGGTTACGTCGTCGGCGCCCCCGAGGTCTTCTGGCGGTTCGCGCCGGGTTGGGAGGCGTCCCACGACCAGGCCGGCCTCGAGGCGTCGGTCGCCAAGGCCGGCGAACTGAACCCGGCCACGGCCGCCACCGACTGCGCCCGAGCGTTCGCCGCGTTGGAAGAACTCGACGAGGTGGTCGGCACGCCCGGCGTCATGGGGTTCTGCCTCGGCGGCACGCTCGCCTGGTCGGTCGCCGCCGGCGCTCAGCCGGCCGTGTGCGTCAGCTACTACGGCTCGGGCGTGCCCCAGATGCTCGACCAGGTCGACAACGTGTCGTGCCCGACCCTGTTCCACTTCGGCAACGCCGACGCCTACACCCCGAACGAGGGCGTCGACGCCCTGAACGCCGCCATCGACGGGCGGGACAACTTCGTGCTCAACGTCGAGAACGCCGGCCACGCCTTCGACAACCACGAGTCGGAGATGTTCTACGACGAATCGGCCGCCAACGCCGCCTGGGCCAAGACGATGGCGTTCCTCGGCACCCACCTCCCCGCCTGA
- the secD gene encoding protein translocase subunit SecD produces the protein MNPKRLWASMLIFVGVVGALLVVNIARDEHPALGLDLEGGVSVILAPDTEDATGEDLSFVRDLVRDQLESTGIAEPDVRVEGANVIVDLPGVRDQAEALEAVSVSGIVSLRPVLTCAGGTPDEAAGQSALPTLDGGTCIVGPSDATGEVFVRKSAGVDLVQGRWVVAVDLSNTGQNQWNALATQCYNGTAACPTTQLAIVLDDVIQSAPVVQTPNFPGSVQISGSFTEDEARSLADVLNRGAFPIQMVQERVETVSPTAGQDALNAAIISGLIGVALTLVYMTVYYRRLAVVIVAGLVVWAATVYLLATYVSQATNYAFTLAGATGVIVSIGITVDTYIVLFERLRDETRQGRSLANAAPRSFDATWKTILAANFIGLMSALILFWLSVGSVKGFALYVGITTICDLIVCWFFIRPAVLLFSRSRFANNGRAATGVTAPVGVPA, from the coding sequence GTGAACCCCAAACGCCTCTGGGCGTCGATGCTGATCTTCGTCGGTGTCGTGGGAGCGCTGCTCGTCGTGAACATCGCACGCGACGAACACCCGGCGCTCGGCCTCGACCTCGAAGGCGGCGTCAGCGTCATCCTGGCGCCCGACACCGAGGATGCGACCGGTGAAGACCTGTCGTTCGTCCGCGACCTGGTCCGCGACCAGCTGGAGTCGACCGGCATCGCCGAACCCGACGTCCGTGTCGAAGGCGCGAACGTGATCGTCGACCTGCCGGGCGTGCGCGATCAGGCCGAGGCGCTCGAGGCGGTCTCGGTATCGGGCATCGTGTCGCTGCGTCCGGTGCTGACCTGCGCCGGCGGCACCCCCGACGAGGCGGCCGGCCAGAGTGCGCTGCCGACCCTCGACGGCGGCACCTGCATCGTCGGCCCGTCCGACGCCACCGGTGAGGTGTTCGTGCGCAAGAGCGCCGGCGTCGATCTCGTCCAGGGTCGTTGGGTCGTGGCCGTCGACCTGAGCAACACGGGCCAGAACCAGTGGAACGCTTTGGCGACGCAGTGCTACAACGGCACCGCCGCGTGCCCCACGACACAGCTCGCGATCGTGCTCGACGACGTCATCCAGTCGGCCCCGGTCGTGCAGACGCCGAACTTCCCCGGATCGGTGCAGATCTCCGGTTCGTTCACCGAGGACGAGGCCCGGTCGCTGGCCGACGTGCTGAACCGTGGCGCCTTCCCGATCCAGATGGTGCAGGAGCGTGTCGAGACCGTCTCGCCGACCGCCGGTCAGGACGCCCTCAACGCAGCGATCATCTCCGGACTCATCGGTGTGGCCCTCACCCTCGTCTACATGACCGTCTACTACCGCCGACTCGCCGTCGTGATCGTCGCCGGTCTCGTCGTGTGGGCGGCGACGGTGTACCTGCTGGCGACGTACGTGTCGCAGGCCACGAACTACGCGTTCACGCTCGCCGGTGCCACCGGCGTGATCGTGTCGATCGGTATCACGGTCGACACCTACATCGTGCTGTTCGAGCGGCTCCGCGACGAGACCCGTCAGGGCCGCTCGCTCGCCAACGCCGCACCACGCAGCTTCGATGCGACGTGGAAGACGATCCTCGCCGCCAACTTCATCGGTCTGATGTCGGCGCTGATCCTGTTCTGGCTCAGCGTCGGCTCGGTCAAGGGCTTCGCCCTGTACGTCGGCATCACGACGATCTGCGACCTGATCGTGTGCTGGTTCTTCATCCGACCCGCCGTGCTGCTCTTCTCGCGGTCACGGTTCGCGAACAACGGACGCGCCGCCACGGGCGTCACCGCTCCGGTGGGGGTGCCGGCATGA
- a CDS encoding adenine phosphoribosyltransferase encodes MALDATWVRDHIRPIADYPQPGVTFRDITPLLGDAAAFGRAVDDLVTGFHDVEVSRVVGIESRGFILAAPVAYRLRAGFVPVRKAGKLPWAVAREEYELEYGSDKLEIHRDAIHPDEPILIVDDVLATGGTAEATAKLVEALGGRVVGIGVMIELEALGGRAKLANHRVESLTRY; translated from the coding sequence ATGGCACTCGACGCGACCTGGGTTCGCGACCACATCCGTCCGATCGCCGACTACCCCCAGCCGGGGGTGACGTTCCGCGACATCACCCCGCTGCTGGGTGACGCCGCAGCGTTCGGGCGTGCGGTCGACGATCTGGTCACCGGATTCCACGACGTCGAGGTCAGCCGCGTGGTCGGCATCGAGTCGCGGGGGTTCATCCTCGCCGCGCCGGTCGCCTACCGGTTGCGGGCCGGCTTCGTCCCGGTCCGCAAGGCCGGCAAGCTGCCGTGGGCGGTCGCCCGGGAGGAGTACGAACTCGAGTACGGCAGCGACAAGCTCGAGATCCACCGCGACGCCATCCATCCCGACGAACCGATCCTGATCGTCGACGACGTCCTCGCCACCGGGGGCACCGCCGAGGCAACGGCCAAGCTGGTCGAGGCGCTCGGCGGGCGGGTCGTCGGCATCGGGGTCATGATCGAACTCGAAGCACTCGGGGGCCGAGCGAAGCTCGCGAACCACCGTGTGGAGAGTCTCACGCGATACTGA
- the ruvB gene encoding Holliday junction branch migration DNA helicase RuvB, with protein sequence MPPTSCVTPSRRWGHDVRDEFTDPGVSSEVEESVEAGLRPRALDEFVGQRELKEHLSIVLEAARKRGQAVDHLLFAGPPGLGKTTLAGIVATEMQSHLHVTSGPALERAGDLAAILTKLEEGDVLFVDEIHRLSRAVEEILYPAMEDFQLDIVVGKGPAASSIRLTMPPFTLVGATTRTGMITGPLRDRFGLVARLDYYDDEELQAIVTRASGILDVIVDDEGAWEIARRSRGTPRIANRLLRRVRDFAEVRHDGSITAEIAREGLRLFGVDDLGLDKVDRAILSAMCEQFNGGPVGLSTVAISVGEQPDTVEDVYEPFLIQQGMIARTPRGRVAMPAAYHHLGLAQPTPRPGQPGLFDG encoded by the coding sequence ATGCCGCCGACCTCCTGCGTGACGCCCTCAAGGCGTTGGGGGCACGACGTGCGTGACGAGTTCACCGACCCGGGCGTGAGTTCGGAGGTCGAGGAGTCGGTCGAGGCCGGGCTCCGCCCGCGAGCGCTCGACGAGTTCGTCGGCCAGCGCGAGCTGAAGGAGCACCTCTCGATCGTGCTCGAGGCGGCTCGCAAGCGCGGCCAGGCCGTCGACCACCTGCTGTTCGCCGGCCCTCCGGGCCTCGGCAAGACGACGCTGGCCGGCATCGTCGCGACCGAGATGCAGTCGCATCTGCACGTGACGTCCGGGCCGGCGCTCGAGCGTGCCGGCGACCTCGCTGCGATCCTGACCAAGCTCGAGGAGGGCGACGTCCTCTTCGTCGACGAGATCCACCGCCTGTCGCGAGCCGTCGAAGAGATCCTCTATCCGGCGATGGAGGATTTCCAGCTCGACATCGTCGTCGGCAAGGGCCCGGCGGCGTCGAGCATCCGGCTCACCATGCCGCCGTTCACCCTGGTCGGTGCCACCACCCGGACGGGCATGATCACCGGGCCGCTCCGCGACCGGTTCGGGCTCGTCGCCCGACTCGACTACTACGACGACGAGGAGCTGCAGGCGATCGTCACCCGTGCGTCGGGCATCCTCGACGTGATCGTCGACGACGAGGGCGCATGGGAGATCGCTCGTCGCTCGCGCGGCACGCCCCGTATCGCGAACCGTCTGCTGCGCCGGGTGCGCGACTTCGCCGAGGTGCGACACGACGGTTCGATCACCGCCGAGATCGCCCGCGAAGGGCTGCGGCTGTTCGGCGTCGACGACCTCGGGCTCGACAAGGTCGACCGGGCGATCCTGTCGGCGATGTGTGAGCAGTTCAACGGTGGGCCGGTCGGCCTGTCGACGGTGGCGATCAGTGTCGGCGAGCAGCCCGACACCGTCGAGGACGTCTACGAGCCGTTCCTGATCCAGCAGGGCATGATCGCCCGCACTCCACGCGGCCGAGTCGCGATGCCGGCGGCCTACCACCACCTCGGCCTGGCCCAACCCACGCCCCGCCCCGGCCAACCCGGCCTCTTCGACGGCTGA